From the Streptomyces sp. Sge12 genome, the window CCTCGCCGCTCGGCTGGAAGCGGTGAAGGCCGGCGCCGCGGTCCACCTGGCGAACCCGGCTCCTCAGCTGCAACGCCTGCTGGAGATAGCCGGCGCAGCTTCCCTCTTCCCTCGAGAAGACGATCTGCCCGCCTCGACCGGCACACCTGCGGCCGACGCTCGGACCTCACCACGCCGCCGAGGAACGGTGGCCTGAGCGGATCCGACGGCTGCGGCGGTGAGGGCGGATTCGTCGGCGCCCGCCCAGAACCGGTTCCCCGGCTGCTGTCACCCCCCTTCCACTCCGGGGCCGGCCGACGGAACGGACCGGGACGGCCGCCGATCGGTGGAGGTGAGCAGGTTCCCTGCTGCGTCACGACGACCGGCCCGGCCACAGCCCGCGTACCCCCGATGCGCGCCCTCACCCGTTTTCGGTCCGTGCGCGCGTATGGCGGGTCCGCAGCTGGCCCGTTCCCGCTGCAGGGCCGAGACACGGCCATGGCCTGCCACCCCCGTCGTGATGGGGGGTGGCAGGCCATGAGGCCGGCGGCTGGGCCGCCGCCGAGAGAACTACCAGCGGTACCAGCGGCCGCTACCGCCCTTGGGACGGGCGACGAAACCGATCAGCCACAGCACCAGCACCGCCAGCGCGACCCACCAGAGGATCTTCACCGCGAAGCCGGCACCGAACAGGATCAGAACGAGCAGAAGAACGAGAAGCAGGGGAACCATAGTTATCAACCTCCGAAGCACCGCCTGCCCGGCCTCTGCCTGGCCATGCACATGACTTTTACGGGTTTCTTATCCGTGCAGGCGGGCAGCAGAACTGGGCCGTACCCGGGGCGCCCCGCCGAGAATCACGGCTGCGGTGCGAAGTGGGCGGCTTCAGGGAAGCCCAGCTCATCCAGCAGCGCGTCGAACAGTTCTTCTGTCCAGGTTGAGCCATGCCTGCCAGCGGTTCCCGTTGGCGTCCAGGCCGGTCACGAGGGCGACGCTGCTGTCGGAGACGTCGGCGACGCAGGCCGGTGCACCGGTCCATTCGACCAAGGTGGCCAGGTACTCGTCCTCCCAGATGCCTTGTTCCAGCTGCAGGGTCTGCCAGCCGCCCGATCGCGGCTGCCACTCATGCACGTCGTCCCTCAGCCCTGGATCGGTGCTGTTGAACAGGGGTGCTTCCAGCAGTGGGCGCTCGCTGCACGCAAAGACCAGATGACCGGAAAAACCCATGGAACCCCCTCGTCGTATACCAGCGCACCCTACGAGCCGCCACTGACACCACCATCGGCGGCACCACCCGTCGGAACAACCCGCGTGCAGACTGCCGTACCTGCGGGCGGTCCGCCGGCCGGCCTTCGGGCAGGGGGAACCATGCGGCGCTGGTAGTCGTGCTGCACAGCGTCGACAGCGGAGGTCGGGTCAGGCCCGGTGGCGGGCGGCTCGCGGCCACCCGGGTGACCTGCGCCCAGCCCACGGCGCTGTGCCGCCGCACGACATGCGCGTCGGCGCGAGGATGCACAGGCCGAGTCCCCATCCTCGTGGCTGGAGTTATTTCCGTGCTCGAACGCAAGCAGCTCAAGGGCCGTACGAAGGTCACGTTCGTCCTGCCCGAGGACACACCGGACGGGCCCGTGAGCGTGGTCGGTGACTTCAACCACTGGAACCCGGCCGCTCACCCCTTGGAGCCCCGCGGGGACGGCACCCGCGCCGCAACCGTCGCCCTCCCCGCCAACAGCACACACTCCTTCCGCTACCTCGCGGCCGGCGACTGCTGGTTCGACGACGAGCACGCAGACAGCCACGACGGCACCAACAGCCGCCTCCACACCTGAGCGGCTTGCCGGCCACCCGATCGCTCTTCCGGAGAGTTCGCTTGCCGCCCTGCATCATCTGCGCGAGAGGCCGGAGATCAGTACCGTGACCCGCCCTCAAGGAGCACCTCGCCGACGTCCGGCCGCTCCGGCCGACTGAGGATCTGCCCCCCCTCGACCCAGCGCGCAGGCGGCCGCCGCGCGTGTCCTGCGCGGCGGCCGCCCGGCTCTGTCCCCGGGGAAACCCGCCCGTGCAGGGGCGGGTTCGGTGGGTACTGTCAGACCTGGCCCCGCCACTGTCCGGTGGCGGTGCCTCGGTCTTCGATGAAGTGCTTGAAGCGCTTCAGATCACCCTTGACCTGTCGGTCGACGAAGCCGAGCTTGTCGCCGATGTTCTCCGCCATCCCCTCGGGATCGAAGTCCATCATCAGCGTGACCTGCGTATGGGTGGGATCGATGGACTCGAAGGTCACCAGGCCGGACTGCTCGCTCTCGCCTCCGACGGTCACCCACGCCACCTTGGTATCCGGGATCTGCTCCGTGATCTCCGCGTCGAACTCCCTCTCGACACCGCTGATCTTCGTCACCCAGTGCGTGAGCGTGTCCGTGCGCTGTTCGATCCGCTCCACCCCATCCATGAACTGCGGAAACGACTCGAACTGCGTCCACTGGTCGTACGCCGTACGGACCGGAACATCGACCTCGATGGACTCCTTGACATGTGACATGACCTGTCTCCTTCGATCGGGGGTGGTGAAGCGGGAGCGGGGCGGTCTCGGGACTGCCCGACTCCCGAAGGGGCACCCGTATCCGTGCCCTCCCGTCGCGCGCCTGCCCCGCCAACCAGGTCGTGACTCCCCGAACGAGCCCACTTCCCGGACCAGGCAGCCCCCAGCAGTCGCGACCCGGGCGAAACCCTGAAGGGCTGGTACGAAAGAGCCGACCAACCGGGGCGGGCACACGCGCCCCACGCGCGCCACGGCCTTCCATCGCCGTCCTTCTGCGGGTGTGCGCGCCTCACGTACCGGGCAGGCCCAGCTCCCTGTCGGGCCGGGGCGTCCGCCTGCAGCCACACACTCACGTCCTCGGGGGCCTGCGATGATGACGGAGTGCCAGAGCCGGGAACCACTGCCGTCGTCATTCTCCTGCCCGATGCCGCTCCGCTCCTCGATGCGGCGCGGCGTATCGATCCGGCCCTCGTGCGCCATGGGGTGCCGGCGCACGTCTCGCTCCTCTACCCGTTCGTGCCGGAGCCGGCGCTGACCGGTCGGGACGAGCGCAGCGTGCGTACCCTGGCGGCGCGTTTTCCGGCTGCCGACCTGGTCCTGGAGGAGCTCGTGACGGCGTCCGGCTTCGTCGGCGTCACCGTTGCGGAACTCCAGCCGATCGTCGATGCGTTCCGCGCCCGGTGGCCCGGGTTGCGCCCGTACGGGGGCCGCTTCGGGGCAGAGCCCGCGGCTCATGTCACCGTCGCCATGGGCGCGGACGACCCGGCGGCCTCCGCACACGTCCGCGCTGCGGTCGGCAGCCTGCTGCCGCTGCGCACCCGCGCGGCAGCGGTCCAGCTGGTGGTGCTGACGGAGGAAGGCTGGCGGCCGCGGTTGACCGCGCCGCTCGGCGTCCCGGACGGCCGCTGAAATTGCGTTGCCCCCGCGCCGGCGCCGGGGGAGTCTTCCACACATGGCACAGAGCACTGAACAGCAGCCCGCCCGTACCCGGGACGTCAACGACCTCTTCTCCGGCGGGCGCCTCACCGCGATCCCCCGCAAGGTCGCGCGGCGCGAGCAGGTGCTCGTCCACCTCGCGCAGACCCTCTTCGAGGAGGGACGGGGGTACTCCGAACCCGAGGTGAACGAGGCGCTGCACACCGTGCACGAGGACTCCTCGGCGCTGCGGCGCTACCTCATCACCTCGGGTCTGCTCACACGGACCCGCGACGGCAGCTGCTACCGCCGGTCGACGACCACCCGGTAGTGGGTCGTCAGCCGGCCGTCGTCACCGATCACGTGGAAGGCGAGCGCCGGCGGTTCGCCGAGGTGGACGTGGTGGTCGGGGCCGGTCTGCGTCTCCCACGGCAGCCGCAGCGTGGAGACGACGCCGGGCGCCACCAGCAGCGGCCGCCCGGCGAAGGTGGTGGCCGCGGCGGTGTGGGCGTGCCCGCACAGGAACGCGGTCAGGTGCGGGTGGCGCTCGGCGAGTGCCGCGAGCCGCTCCTCCCCGAACTGGCGGATCTCGTCCACGTACGGGGTGTGCAGCGGGGCCGGCGGGTGGTGGAAGGCGACCAGGACCGGGGTCTGCCGCGGGGTGCCGGTCAGTACGCCGTCCAGCCACGCCAGGGTGGAGTCCTCCAGGAGGCCGTGGTCCGCGCCGGGAACGGACGAGTCGCACACGGCGAGGACGAAGCCCTCGCCGCGCAGCACCTGGTCGACGGGCGCGGTGGAGGCGGACGCCTCCCCCAGCAGGCCGCGGCGGAACGCGGCGCGCTCGTCGTGGTTGCCGGGGCAGACCACCAGCGGGTGGCGCGAGCGCAGTAGTTCGGCGGCCTGCTCGTACTCGGCGTCCTTGCCGTGGTCGGCTATGTCCCCGCTGACGAGCACGGCGTCCAGGTCGTGGGGCAGTGCGTCGAGGTACTCCATGACGGCGCGGGTGCGGTCGGCGGCGCGCCTGCCACCGTCGAGATGGACGTCGCTGAGGTGGGCGATCACGATCACGTGCGGTGTCTCCTTCGTCTCCGGTCGAGAGAGCGGACGGACACCCATTCAACACGCCGAACCGCCGCCCACCTGGGGCTGGTTGTGCCCGCTCAGCCGTCGGCGCGCCGCCGTGCACGGCGGATCAGCAGCCAGCCGGCAGCCGTGAGTACGACGGCGCTCCCGGCGAGGGAGGCCACGGCCGCTCCGGTGGAGGCGAGCGCACCACCGGTGGCGGTGGCGTTCGTACGGCCGCCGACCGTGGCGCCGGCCGAACCGGCGCCGCCGACGGTGCCGGAGGTGCTGGGGGTGCCCGCGCCGCCGCCCGTCGCGGCCGACCCGCCGACCGACCCGTTGGCGGAGCCGTCGGAGCCGCCGTCGGAGCCTACCGACGTACTGCCCGTCGCGCCGGTGGATCCGGTGCCGCCCGTCGTGGTGTCCGCGATGGTGACGGTGAGGGTGGCTGCGGCGCTGTGGACCGTACCGGCATCGTTGGCGAACTCCGCCCGGTATCGGCGGCCGTTGTCGGAGACGGCCGCCGTGAAGGAGTACGTCGGCGAGCTCGCGCCCTCCACCGCCTGCCAGGTCCGGCCCGCGTCCGTACTGACCTGCCAGGCGACGGTGGGCCGCGGGGGCCCCTCGGCCTCCGCCGTCAGCGACACCCGCGTACCGGCCGTGACCGCCCGGTCCGCCGGGTCCCTGGTGACCCGTGGGGAGGTTGCCCGTTCCAGTCGCGTGATCTTCCCGGCGACCGGGTCCGAGACGAAGACGACCGCGCCACCGGGCTCCACGGCCAGGGCCGCGCTGCCCAACTGGGTGTGGAATCCCGGCAGTACGACCGGCTTCGCGACCTCCTGGAGGTCGCGGGCGCGGTGGACGGTGAGCCTTCCGTTGTTGTCGCTGCCCGGCTGCGAGCTGTCGCCCGCGTCCTGCCACACCACGAACGCCTCGTGCGTGACCGTGTCGAAACTCGCCGCGCGGGGCATGTCGGCGCCGCCCTTGAGGATGCCCAGCCGCTTGCCCGTCGCGTCGTGGACGACGACGGAGGTGTCCAGTCCGACCCACACCGCGCCGGTCTCGGGGTCCACCTCCGTGAACCCGGCGAAGCCCTCGCCGGCCGGGAGTTCGACGGTCGCGGCGACCGTGAAGGCGGCCGTGTCGACCCGGTACATGCGGCGGTTGCCGAAGTCCGTGAACCACACCGCGCCGCGCGCCGCGTCCACCGCGAAGCCGTCGCCGCCCTCCAGCGTGACGGAGCGTTTCACGGCCGCGGTGGCGATCTCCACCTCCGAGAGCACGGATCCCTGCGCGACCAGCACCGTCGAGGGGGTGAGCCCGGCCGTGGCGTGGGTGACGGCCGCACCCGTCACCCACGCCCCCGCCGCGGCGGCGTCGCCGTCCTTGGCGGTGCCGATGCCGCGCAGTGGATAGGAGAAGACCGCCCCGTCACCGGGCAGCGGCGCGAGGAGCTGGCGCACCGCCCGCCGGCCGAGTGTCCCGGTGGGTCCGGGCGCCTGGCCGACGGTGCTGCGCACCTTGCCGTCGGCGGGGTCCAGTACGTGCAATCCGCTCTCGTTGACGTCGGCGGTGTCGGGCAGATCGTCCGAGCCGACGTACAGCTTCTTCGAGTCCGGGTGCAGCAGCAGGTCACGGGGCTTGCCCGCGCCGGCGAACTGCGCCACCGACCGGTACGCGACGGTGCCCGCGGGCACGTCGGCCCCCTCACCCCCGGCTGCCGATACGGGACTTCCGGTGGCGGCCGAGGCCAGTACGAGCGCGAGTGCGGCGGAGGCGGCGCCCGCGCGACCGGGGGTGAGGGGGTGTCGGGGTGTCATGGCTTCCTCGTCGACGGGCCGGGGAGTCGGTCCCCGGCCGGGCTGGTCGCGCACCGGATCGGCGGATCGGATCGGCGGATCGGATCGGCGGATCGGATCGGCGGATCGGATCAGTTGAAGGTCACCGGGACGTGAACGTCGTACTTCCGGTTCGAGGAGTTGAAGTGGTCGGCGCGCGTGACGATGGCGCACTCGACCGTCTCGCCGCAGATCTGACCGCCGCCCAGGTCCGCCTTGACGTGGATGGTGACGCTGAAGGTGCCACCGGGGCCGAACGTGGAGGTGTTGGCCAGGGTCCCGCCGAAGACGTTGTTGATCCAGTGCGAGGCGCCGGTGGTGCCCGACTGGTCCGAACCGCCCAGGCACGGGGTGGGCTTGTTCGCACCCGGTGCGCCGCTCACGGCGCAGAGGCTGACGTATATGCCCTTGGCGGTGTTGTAACCGCTGCCGGTGACCGTGACGTTCTGGCCGGCCGCGGCGGCGGTGGACGGCGCGGTGAGGCTGAGGTTGAAGGTGGTGGCGCCGTCGGTGACCGTACGCGTCGAAGTGGCGGCCGAGGCGGAGCCGGCCGCGCCGACGGCGATCGCGACGGCGGCGGAGGCGGCGACGGCCGCGCGGGCGGCGGTACGGGGCAGGGAGGCAGCACGCATCACTGGAACACCTTTCAGGCACAGGAGGTCGCAAAACTGAGGTAAGGCTAACCTAATATCGATCAAGGTTGCACGCCTGCTTTGCGCCATCTCCGATTCCGTGACGGTCGGTCAACACTGTTGGTACGCGCGCCGGTACGGGCGGCGGCCGGCAACGACACGGCCCGGCCGCGCCGTGGGGCGCAGCCGGGCCGTGTCCTCGTGCGCCCCTCGGGGCGGTCCTCACCCCCGGTAGGTCTCCAGCAGCCGCAGCCAGATCTCGCTGATGGTCGGGAAGGACGGCACCGCGTGCCACAGGCGCCGGATCGGGACCTCTCCGGCGACCGCGATGGTGGCCGCGTGGATCATCTCGGCGGCCCCCGGTCCGACGAAGGTGACTCCCAGGAGCACCTCGCGGTCGAGGTCGACGATCATCCGCGCCCGCCCCCGGTAGCCGTCGGCGTACAGCCCGGCACCGGAGACCTTGGACATGTCGTAGTCGACCGCCCGCACCCGGTACCCGGCCCGTTCGGCCTCGGCCAGGGTCAGGCCCGCGGCCGCGGCCTCCGGATCGGTGAAGACCGCCTGCGGGAGGGCGCGGACGTCGGCGGTCGGGGTGTGCTCGCCCCAGGGCTCGGTGTCCAGCGGGGTGCCGGCCGCGCGGGCGGCGATCACGGCTCCGACGACACGCGCCTGGTACTTGCCCTGGTGGGTGAGGAGCGCGCGGTGGTTGACGTCCCCGACGGCGTAAAGCCAGTCGTGCGCGGGCACGCGGCAGGTGTCGTCGACATCGATCCACTTCCCGGCCGGGAGCCCGACGGTGTCCAGGCCGATGTCCTCGGTCCGGGGCGCGCGGCCCGTCGCCATCAGCAGCTCGTCGCCCTCCAGCGTCTCGCCGCCCTCCAGGACCACGCGGACGGGCCCGGTCGAGCCGTCCCGTACGACCGCCTCGACGGACACCCCGATACGGACCTCCGCCCCGGCCTCGCGCAGCGCGTCCGCCACCAGCTCCCCCGCGAAGGGCTCCATCCGCGGCAGCAGCCCGGAATCGCGCGCCAGGACGGTGACCTGCGAGCCGAGGGCCTGCCAGGCGGTGGCCATCTCGACGGCCACGACCGAGCCGCCCACGATCAGCAGCCGCCCCGGGACCTCCTTCGCGGAGGTCGCCTCGCGGCTGGTCCAGGGGCGGGCCCCGGCGATACCGGGCAGGTCGGGGATCACGGCCCGGCTGCCGGTGGCGACGACCACCGCGTGCCGGGCGGACAGGATGTGGTGCTCGCCCTCGAAACTGGTGACGGCGACCTTACGGACGCCGTAGAGCCGGCCGTGGCCCCGGTACAGGTGGGCCCCGGTGGACTCGATCCAGTCGATCTGCCCCTGGTCCTTCCAGTCACCGGTCCAGTAGTCGCGGTGCGCGAACACCGCGGCCGCATCCAGGGGGCCCTGGACGGCCCCGGCCAGCCCGGGCACCCGGCGGGCGTCGGCCCGGGCCAGGGCCGGGCGCAGCAGCGCCTTGCTCGGGACGCAGGCCCAGTACGAGCACTCGCCGCCCACCAGTTCGCTCTCGACGAGCGCCGTGCTCAGTCCGGCGGCACGGGTCCGGTCGACGATGTTCTCGCCGGCCGGGCCCCCGCCGAGGACCACTACGTCGTACTCCACCGCTTCAGTCATACGGACCAGTGTCTCCGTCGGCCCGCCGCTGCGGCGGATCCTCAGGCCTCCGGCGTGCCGGGAGCCTCCGTACTGGCTCCTCCGGCTCCTCCGGTGCCCTCGGCGCCCTTCTGCTCCGCGGCGATCTTGGCGTGGACCTCGTCCATGTCGAGATCACGTGCCTGCCGGATGAGGTCCGTCAGCGCCGCCTCCGGCAGTGCGCCGGGCTGCGCGAAGATCGCCACCTGGTCCCGGACGATCATCAGCGTCGGGATCGAGGTGATCTGGAAGGCCCCGGCCAGCTCCTGCTGCGCCTCGGTGTCCACCTTGGCGAACACGAGGTCCGGGTGCGCCTCGGAGGCCCGCTCGTAGACCGGGGCGAACTGCAGGCACGGCCGGCACCAGCCCGCCCAGAAGTCGATCAGCACGAACGGGTTCTCGCTGACCGTCTGGTCGAAGTTTTCCTTGGTGAGCTCGACTGTAGCCACGGTTTCCAGACCTCCTGATTGAGCCGTCTGCTCCTTGAACGAACGACCTGTCCCGTGCATTCCGCCCCGGAGGGGGACGGGCAGGACACTCCCTAGAACGGGTGTGCGGCCGGGGTGCTGCGGGCCGTGGTCCAGCGCAGCTCGGTGAAGGCGTCCAGGTTCGCCTCGCCGCCGAAGCGGGCGCCGGTGCCGGAGGCGCCGACTCCGCCGAACGGGGCGACGGCCTCGTCATTGACCGTCTGGTCGTTGACGTGCGCGATCCCGGTCGGGATCCGCTCGGCCAGGTCGAGCCCGCGCGCCGCGTCCCGGGTCACGATCCCTAGGGAGAGGCCGTACGGGCCCGCCGAGGCCAGTGCGACCGCCTCCTCCTCCGTCGCGAAGGACCGTACGGGCGCGACGGGGCCGAAGACCTCCTCGGTGTACGCGGGGGTGTCGTCGGTGACGCCCGCCAGGACGGTCGGCCGGTAGAAGAGGTCCCGGTGCGTGCCGCCGGCGACGAGCTTGGCACCCCGCTCGGTGCTGGCCTCCACCAGGGCGTGTACGCGCTCCAGCTGGGCGCGGTCGATCAGCGGGCCCAGGTGGACCTGCTCGCGGTACGGGTCCCCCACGGCGAGCTCCTCGGCCCGTACGGCGAGCCGCTCGACGTACTCGTCGTAGAGGGAGGCGTGGACGAGGTGGCGCCCGGCCGTCATGCAGATCTGGCCCTGGTGGAAGAAGGAGCCCCAGGAGGCCTGGGCGACGGCGGACTCGATGTCGGCGTCGCTGAGCACGACGAGCGCCGAGTTGCCACCCAACTCCAGGTGCACCCGCTTGAGGTGACGGCCCGCCAGTTCACCGACGGACCGGCCGGCCGCGGTGGATCCGGTGAAGGACACCACCCGGACCCGCGGGTCGGCGACCACGGCGGCGCCCGTCCCGGCGCCGCCGGGCAGGACCTGCAACAGCCCGCACGGCAGTCCGGCCGCCGCGAGGACCGCGGCGAGGGCGAGGCCGCCGCAGACGGCGGTGCGCCGGTCGGGCTTGAGCAGCACCGCGTTGCCGAGGGCCAGCGCGGGCGCGACCGAGCGGATGGACAGGATCAGTGGGGCGTTGAAGGGGGCCACGACCCCGACCACTCCGGCCGGCACCCGGCGGGTGAAGGACAGCCGGGGCGCTTCGCTCGGCAGCACCTGCCCGGTGGGGCGGGAGGCCAGCGCGGCCGCCTCGTAGCACTCCTGCGCGGCGACGTGCAGCTCGAAGTCGGCCTTGCCGGGTATCGAGCCGGACTCGCGGACCAGCCAATCGCGCAGCTCGTCGGCGTGGGCGGTGAACAGGTCCCCGGCGCGGCGCAGCACGGCCGCCCGCTCCGGGTGGGTGGCGCGCGCCCAGTCCCGCTGCGCCGCGCGGGCCCGTACGGCGGCCTCCGCGACATCGGCGGGCGCCGCGAGGTCGATGGTGGCGAGGGTGCGGCCGGTGGCGGGTTCGACGACCGGG encodes:
- a CDS encoding 2'-5' RNA ligase family protein, which codes for MPEPGTTAVVILLPDAAPLLDAARRIDPALVRHGVPAHVSLLYPFVPEPALTGRDERSVRTLAARFPAADLVLEELVTASGFVGVTVAELQPIVDAFRARWPGLRPYGGRFGAEPAAHVTVAMGADDPAASAHVRAAVGSLLPLRTRAAAVQLVVLTEEGWRPRLTAPLGVPDGR
- a CDS encoding aldehyde dehydrogenase family protein, whose product is MPLLDPTLWQDGPTLTGGAAPVVEPATGRTLATIDLAAPADVAEAAVRARAAQRDWARATHPERAAVLRRAGDLFTAHADELRDWLVRESGSIPGKADFELHVAAQECYEAAALASRPTGQVLPSEAPRLSFTRRVPAGVVGVVAPFNAPLILSIRSVAPALALGNAVLLKPDRRTAVCGGLALAAVLAAAGLPCGLLQVLPGGAGTGAAVVADPRVRVVSFTGSTAAGRSVGELAGRHLKRVHLELGGNSALVVLSDADIESAVAQASWGSFFHQGQICMTAGRHLVHASLYDEYVERLAVRAEELAVGDPYREQVHLGPLIDRAQLERVHALVEASTERGAKLVAGGTHRDLFYRPTVLAGVTDDTPAYTEEVFGPVAPVRSFATEEEAVALASAGPYGLSLGIVTRDAARGLDLAERIPTGIAHVNDQTVNDEAVAPFGGVGASGTGARFGGEANLDAFTELRWTTARSTPAAHPF
- a CDS encoding SRPBCC family protein; the protein is MSHVKESIEVDVPVRTAYDQWTQFESFPQFMDGVERIEQRTDTLTHWVTKISGVEREFDAEITEQIPDTKVAWVTVGGESEQSGLVTFESIDPTHTQVTLMMDFDPEGMAENIGDKLGFVDRQVKGDLKRFKHFIEDRGTATGQWRGQV
- a CDS encoding isoamylase early set domain-containing protein, which translates into the protein MLERKQLKGRTKVTFVLPEDTPDGPVSVVGDFNHWNPAAHPLEPRGDGTRAATVALPANSTHSFRYLAAGDCWFDDEHADSHDGTNSRLHT
- a CDS encoding DUF2087 domain-containing protein; this translates as MAQSTEQQPARTRDVNDLFSGGRLTAIPRKVARREQVLVHLAQTLFEEGRGYSEPEVNEALHTVHEDSSALRRYLITSGLLTRTRDGSCYRRSTTTR
- a CDS encoding thioredoxin family protein; translation: MATVELTKENFDQTVSENPFVLIDFWAGWCRPCLQFAPVYERASEAHPDLVFAKVDTEAQQELAGAFQITSIPTLMIVRDQVAIFAQPGALPEAALTDLIRQARDLDMDEVHAKIAAEQKGAEGTGGAGGASTEAPGTPEA
- a CDS encoding dihydrolipoyl dehydrogenase family protein, giving the protein MTEAVEYDVVVLGGGPAGENIVDRTRAAGLSTALVESELVGGECSYWACVPSKALLRPALARADARRVPGLAGAVQGPLDAAAVFAHRDYWTGDWKDQGQIDWIESTGAHLYRGHGRLYGVRKVAVTSFEGEHHILSARHAVVVATGSRAVIPDLPGIAGARPWTSREATSAKEVPGRLLIVGGSVVAVEMATAWQALGSQVTVLARDSGLLPRMEPFAGELVADALREAGAEVRIGVSVEAVVRDGSTGPVRVVLEGGETLEGDELLMATGRAPRTEDIGLDTVGLPAGKWIDVDDTCRVPAHDWLYAVGDVNHRALLTHQGKYQARVVGAVIAARAAGTPLDTEPWGEHTPTADVRALPQAVFTDPEAAAAGLTLAEAERAGYRVRAVDYDMSKVSGAGLYADGYRGRARMIVDLDREVLLGVTFVGPGAAEMIHAATIAVAGEVPIRRLWHAVPSFPTISEIWLRLLETYRG
- a CDS encoding metallophosphoesterase; this encodes MIVIAHLSDVHLDGGRRAADRTRAVMEYLDALPHDLDAVLVSGDIADHGKDAEYEQAAELLRSRHPLVVCPGNHDERAAFRRGLLGEASASTAPVDQVLRGEGFVLAVCDSSVPGADHGLLEDSTLAWLDGVLTGTPRQTPVLVAFHHPPAPLHTPYVDEIRQFGEERLAALAERHPHLTAFLCGHAHTAAATTFAGRPLLVAPGVVSTLRLPWETQTGPDHHVHLGEPPALAFHVIGDDGRLTTHYRVVVDRR